A window of the Eleutherodactylus coqui strain aEleCoq1 chromosome 8, aEleCoq1.hap1, whole genome shotgun sequence genome harbors these coding sequences:
- the LOC136577538 gene encoding gamma-crystallin-3-like → MGKIIFYEDRNFQGRSYECSSECPDLSSYFRRCNSIRVESGNWILYEHPNYRGHQYFLHRGEYPDFQQWMGYNDSIRSCRLSPQHQGSFRIRIYEREDFRGQMMEFTEDCPHVFERFRYNDIHSCHVHEGFWMFYDEPNFRGRQYYLRPGEYRRFSDWGATSPRIGSFRRVHYFH, encoded by the exons ATGGGAAAG ATTATTTTCTATGAAGACAGAAATTTCCAGGGTCGCTCTTACGAGTGCAGCTCTGAGTGTCCAGATTTGTCATCTTACTTCAGACGTTGTAACTCCATCCGTGTAGAAAGTGGAAACTGGATCCTATATGAACACCCCAACTACAGAGGACACCAGTACTTTCTTCATAGAGGAGAATATCCTGACTTCCAGCAATGGATGGGTTATAATGACTCAATTCGTTCTTGCCGCTTGAGCCCTCAG CATCAGGGATCATTCAGAATCAGGATCTACGAGAGAGAAGACTTCCGAGGTCAGATGATGGAGTTCACTGAAGACTGTCCTCATGTGTTCGAGAGATTCCGCTACAATGACATCCACTCTTGTCACGTTCATGAAGGATTCTGGATGTTCTATGATGAACCCAACTTCAGGGGACGTCAGTATTACTTGAGACCAGGAGAGTACAGGAGATTCAGTGACTGGGGAGCTACTTCTCCTAGAATTGGCTCTTTTAGACGTGTTCACTACTTTCATTGA